A DNA window from Bubalus bubalis isolate 160015118507 breed Murrah chromosome 20, NDDB_SH_1, whole genome shotgun sequence contains the following coding sequences:
- the NMB gene encoding neuromedin-B, with the protein MTLRVVGVRLLGGLLLFALLAAGAAPLGWDLPEPRSRASKIRVHPRGNLWATGHFMGKKSLEPPSPSLLGTAPHTSLRDQTPQLSHHLLRVLLQKQALGMSLSVPAPHTQHRRLLVQMPQK; encoded by the exons ATGACCCTGCGAGTGGTGGGTGTTCGGCTGCTCGGCGGCCTCCTGCTCTTCGCTCTGCTCGCGGCCGGCGCCGCCCCGCTCGGCTGGGATCTCCCGGAGCCCCGCAGCCGGGCCAGCAAGATCCGAGTGCACCCGCGGGGCAACCTCTGGGCCACCG GTCACTTCATGGGCAAGAAAAGCCTGGAGCCCCCAAGCCCATCCCTACTGGGGACAGCTCCCCACACCTCCCTGAGGGACCAGACACCACAGCTGAGTCATCATCTGCTCAGGGTCCTCCTGCAAAAGCAAGCTCTGGGCATGAGCCTCAGTGTCCCCGCACCTCACACCCAG CACAGGAGGCTGCTGGTGCAAATGCCGCAGAAGTGA
- the WDR73 gene encoding WD repeat-containing protein 73 — MEPAEDWLVESLRLYQDFHAFDLSGATRVLEWIGDKGILVAGYESLKKNEILHLILPLRLSVKENQGLFPERDFKVQHGGFSDRSVCDLKHVPDTRLLVTSGPPGSYLQVWQLAEDSDVIRAVSTIDVHKSEEPLWPRVAIFPSVAPGVLHGARLSSLKVVDLHSQKTTYTSGVSDNDVLSSLQVLDTDTFAFCCSSGRLGLVDTRQKWSPSENLGPSPGSTGRRWCAEAGGRGPGPSIARLGSDGQLCLLDPRDLCQPVSSVQCPVSMPSPEPELLRVTWAPGLEDCLAISGFDGTVQVYDVTSWAGVGRQVEPLFTHRGHIFLDDSGMDPAPLVTTHTWHPYKPRTVLSAASDASLHVWDWVDPCASR, encoded by the exons ATGGAGCCCGCGGAGGACTGGCTGGTGGAGTCCTTGCGCTT GTACCAAGATTTCCATGCATTCGACCTCTCGGGAGCCACTCGAGTGCTTGAATGGATTGGTGACAAAG GAATCCTGGTTGCTGGCTATGAAAGcctgaaaaaaaatgagattcttCATCTCATACTGCCTCTCAGACTTTCTGTAAAAGAAAACCAG GGCTTATTCCCTGAAAGAGATTTCAAGGTACAGCATGGAGGATTTTCAGACAGGTCTGTCTGTGATCTGAAGCATGTGCCAGACACCAG GTTGCTGGTGACCAGTGGCCCTCCCGGAAGTTACCTGCAGGTGTGGCAGCTCGCAGAGGACAGTG ATGTCATCAGAGCTGTTAGCACTATTGACGTGCACAAGAGCGAGGAGCCTCTTTGGCCCAGGGTGGCCATTTTCCCATCGGTGGCACCCGGCGTCCTCCACGGCGCGAGGCTCAGCAGCCTGAAGGTGGTGGATCTGCACTCACAGAAGACCACGTACACCTCAG GTGTCAGTGACAACGATGTGCTAAGTAGCCTGCAGGTCCTGGACACGGACACCTTCGCCTTCTGCTGCTCCTCAGGCCGCCTGGGGCTGGTTGACACCCGCCAGAAGTGGTCCCCGTCAGAGAACCTCGGCCCCAGCCCTGGGTCCACTGGAAGGCGGTGGTGTGCAGAAGCTGGCGGCCGGGGCCCTGGGCCCAGCATTGCCCGCCTTGGCTCAGATGGGCAGCTCTGTCTTCTCGACCCCCGGGATCTCTGCCAGCCCGTGAGCTCAGTCCAGTGCCCCGTGTCCATGCCCAGCCCTGAGCCAGAGCTGCTGCGAGTGACTTGGGCCCCCGGCCTGGAGGACTGCTTGGCCATTTCAG GGTTCGATGGGACAGTCCAGGTCTATGACGTCACGTCTTgggctggagtggggcgccaAGTAGAACCTCTCTTCACTCACAGAGGTCACATCTTCCTAGACGACAGTGGGATGGACCCTGCCCCGCTGGTCACCACCCACACCTGGCACCCCTACAAACCAAGGACTGTGTTATCGGCAGCCAGTGACGCCTCTCTGCACGTGTGGGACTGGGTGGACCCCTGTGCCTCTCGCTGA